In Pseudosulfitobacter sp. DSM 107133, one genomic interval encodes:
- a CDS encoding recombinase-like helix-turn-helix domain-containing protein has protein sequence MDAFKDRLAQRAADTSRPALAHQCRGRELEPQEAAFATTLMEVYAEAGHDWDAVAAALTDRGFKAPDSGRTDWTADLVHEELATINASLDAAYAEHGYGA, from the coding sequence ATGGATGCTTTCAAGGACAGACTTGCACAGCGGGCCGCGGACACCAGTCGCCCCGCGCTTGCGCATCAATGCCGGGGGCGGGAGCTGGAGCCGCAGGAAGCGGCCTTTGCGACAACCCTGATGGAGGTCTATGCCGAGGCCGGCCATGACTGGGATGCCGTCGCCGCCGCCCTGACAGACCGCGGGTTCAAGGCGCCGGATTCCGGCCGCACCGACTGGACAGCTGACCTGGTTCACGAAGAACTGGCGACGATCAACGCCTCGCTCGACGCGGCCTATGCGGAGCATGGTTATGGCGCTTGA
- a CDS encoding SDR family oxidoreductase — MSLEDRHILVTGAARGLGAEIARSLAAKGARLILGDIAEEEGRATAEALDAAFVKVDLGDPASIQACGAAVAELTDGKLHGLINNGAIATGIGGIPYDDIELESWDLVQRVNVRGTWLMVRACAPLLKASGSGRIVNMASDTALWGAPRLLSYVASKGAVIAMTRSLARELGPDRIGVTAVAPGILTTESTDYVPEARHRQYSEGRAVPGPQAPQDITDVVAFLVEEGALTLTGQLLPVNNGFVFA, encoded by the coding sequence ATGAGCCTCGAGGACCGTCATATCCTTGTCACCGGCGCGGCGCGCGGTCTGGGCGCTGAAATCGCCCGGTCGCTCGCTGCCAAGGGGGCACGCCTGATCCTCGGCGATATCGCCGAGGAGGAAGGCCGCGCCACGGCAGAAGCGCTGGACGCGGCTTTCGTCAAGGTCGACCTGGGCGATCCGGCGTCGATCCAGGCCTGCGGCGCGGCGGTGGCGGAACTGACGGATGGCAAGTTGCACGGGCTGATCAACAACGGCGCCATTGCCACCGGGATCGGCGGCATTCCTTACGACGATATCGAGCTCGAAAGCTGGGACCTGGTGCAGCGCGTCAACGTGCGCGGCACCTGGCTGATGGTCCGCGCCTGCGCGCCTTTGCTCAAGGCATCCGGCTCTGGACGCATCGTCAACATGGCATCCGACACCGCGCTTTGGGGCGCGCCCCGGCTGCTGTCCTATGTCGCCAGCAAGGGCGCGGTGATCGCCATGACCCGCTCGCTGGCGCGCGAACTGGGACCGGACCGGATCGGGGTGACGGCGGTGGCGCCGGGTATCCTGACCACGGAAAGCACCGACTATGTGCCCGAGGCGCGCCACCGGCAGTATTCCGAGGGCCGCGCCGTGCCCGGCCCGCAAGCGCCGCAGGACATCACCGATGTCGTGGCCTTCCTCGTCGAAGAAGGCGCGCTGACGCTCACCGGGCAGCTTCTGCCCGTCAACAACGGGTTCGTTTTCGCATGA
- a CDS encoding ABC transporter substrate-binding protein, translating to MKHSILSTFAAVALAVSASAAFATDKVTYLFPAPDFLPAFAPFQLAKGKGYFEDAGLDVTFQVGKGGADVATQVALGNADLGGGIGDTPIIVRANGLKIRGVALLGGRGLTQLAWRADTGISGPEDLKGKSVGVLSFQDTTYYNLLGVLASVGLTKNDVDIQAVGPGGIIQLSIAGKLDAMSGVPEWIAAIEAAGVAMDQMPVDTVFPAMAQAIIASDDTIAARPEVVRGFVQAVLRGVRDISEDPAAAAADYVKLVPQHAENQAGVEAILRAYAELIYPEGENQPLGTFNPDRIKAVQDFYLDAGLVRTAVPVEELYTNEFAK from the coding sequence ATGAAACATTCCATCCTATCCACTTTTGCCGCCGTCGCTCTGGCCGTTTCCGCCAGTGCCGCCTTTGCCACCGACAAGGTCACATACCTGTTTCCGGCGCCCGATTTCCTTCCGGCCTTTGCGCCGTTCCAGCTTGCCAAGGGCAAGGGATATTTCGAGGATGCCGGGCTCGACGTCACCTTCCAGGTGGGCAAGGGCGGCGCCGACGTGGCGACCCAGGTCGCGCTTGGCAATGCTGATCTGGGCGGCGGCATCGGCGACACGCCGATCATCGTGCGCGCCAACGGGCTGAAAATCCGTGGCGTGGCGCTTTTGGGCGGGCGCGGGCTGACGCAGCTCGCCTGGCGCGCGGACACGGGCATTTCCGGCCCCGAGGACCTGAAAGGCAAGTCGGTCGGCGTGCTGTCGTTCCAGGACACCACCTATTACAACCTGCTGGGCGTGCTTGCCTCGGTCGGGCTGACCAAGAACGACGTCGATATCCAGGCCGTGGGCCCCGGCGGCATCATCCAGCTGAGCATCGCAGGCAAACTCGACGCCATGTCGGGTGTGCCGGAATGGATCGCCGCCATCGAGGCCGCGGGCGTTGCCATGGACCAGATGCCGGTCGACACCGTCTTCCCGGCCATGGCGCAGGCGATCATCGCCTCGGATGACACCATCGCCGCGCGCCCCGAGGTGGTGAGAGGTTTTGTCCAGGCGGTGCTGCGCGGCGTGCGCGATATCTCCGAAGACCCGGCGGCTGCTGCTGCCGACTACGTCAAGCTGGTGCCGCAACACGCTGAAAACCAGGCGGGCGTCGAGGCGATCCTGCGGGCCTATGCCGAGCTGATCTATCCCGAAGGCGAAAACCAGCCGCTGGGCACCTTCAACCCCGACCGAATCAAGGCGGTTCAGGACTTCTACCTCGACGCCGGCCTCGTCCGCACCGCCGTGCCGGTCGAGGAGCTTTACACCAACGAGTTCGCCAAATGA
- a CDS encoding SDR family oxidoreductase, with protein MRYDYDKCVAVVTGGSSGIGLATVRLLLESGARVAFCARNEARLNDVVAVLKRDFGDDNVLTAAFSVLDKDAVTGFADLVRDTWGRCDLLVNNAGQGRISTFEDTTDDDWRAEYELKLFSQVLPIRAFLPMLREAEGAIVAVNSLLAYQPEPHMVCTSSARAGVQNLLKSLSVELAPEVRVNSVLMGLIGSGQWTRRFAEREDQSVSRAEWYGALAEKKGIPLRRLGEAEEAANAIAFLGSRAASYITGAQLEVSGGLSRHI; from the coding sequence ATGCGATACGATTACGACAAATGCGTGGCGGTGGTGACCGGGGGGTCCTCGGGCATCGGGCTGGCCACCGTCCGCCTGCTCTTGGAAAGCGGTGCGCGGGTGGCCTTCTGCGCCCGCAACGAGGCGCGGCTGAACGACGTGGTGGCGGTTCTGAAGCGCGACTTCGGCGACGACAACGTGCTGACGGCGGCGTTTTCGGTGCTCGACAAGGACGCGGTCACCGGCTTTGCCGACCTGGTGCGCGACACCTGGGGGCGTTGCGACCTGCTGGTCAACAACGCGGGCCAGGGCCGGATCTCGACCTTCGAGGACACCACCGACGACGACTGGCGCGCCGAATACGAACTGAAGCTGTTTTCCCAGGTGCTGCCGATCCGTGCCTTCTTGCCGATGCTGCGCGAGGCCGAAGGCGCGATTGTCGCCGTCAACTCGCTGCTCGCCTACCAGCCCGAGCCGCACATGGTCTGCACCTCTTCGGCCCGTGCCGGGGTGCAGAACCTGCTGAAATCGCTCTCGGTCGAACTGGCGCCCGAGGTGCGGGTCAACTCTGTGCTCATGGGTCTGATCGGCTCGGGCCAATGGACCCGCCGCTTTGCCGAGCGCGAAGACCAATCCGTCAGCCGCGCCGAATGGTACGGCGCGCTGGCCGAGAAGAAAGGCATCCCGCTGCGCCGTCTGGGCGAGGCCGAGGAAGCCGCCAATGCCATCGCCTTTCTGGGTTCCAGAGCGGCCAGCTACATCACCGGTGCCCAGCTCGAAGTTTCGGGCGGCCTGTCCCGGCATATTTGA
- a CDS encoding ABC transporter ATP-binding protein, producing MALEFRGVTKKFTTNAGDRLTAVNDVSFKVNEGEFVSVVGPSGCGKSTILSMTAGLYQPTEGEVLVSDEAVTGPNSHVGFMLQKDLLLPWRSIISNIEFGLEARGVAKTERRERAMKELAHCQLSGFDSHYPYQLSGGMRQRAALARTLAIDPEIILLDEPFSALDAQTKLLLQNSFAGTIAESGKTTLLITHDLVEAVLMSDRILVLSERPGTIVAEIKVDLPKRDRPIERRVLPEVSEYAAQLFKHLKLEEKAA from the coding sequence ATGGCGCTTGAGTTCCGAGGCGTGACCAAGAAGTTCACCACCAACGCAGGCGACCGCCTGACTGCGGTGAATGACGTGAGCTTCAAGGTGAACGAAGGCGAATTCGTCTCGGTCGTCGGGCCTTCGGGCTGCGGCAAGTCGACGATCCTGTCGATGACCGCCGGGCTTTACCAACCCACCGAAGGCGAGGTCCTGGTCTCGGACGAGGCGGTCACCGGCCCCAATTCGCATGTCGGTTTCATGCTGCAGAAAGACCTGCTGCTGCCCTGGCGCTCGATCATCTCCAATATCGAGTTCGGGCTGGAAGCGCGCGGCGTGGCCAAGACCGAACGGCGCGAACGCGCCATGAAGGAACTGGCGCATTGCCAGCTTTCCGGCTTCGACAGCCACTATCCCTATCAGTTGTCCGGTGGGATGCGGCAGCGCGCGGCGCTGGCCCGAACGCTGGCCATCGACCCCGAGATCATCCTGCTGGACGAGCCCTTCTCGGCGCTGGACGCCCAGACCAAGCTGCTGCTGCAGAATTCCTTCGCGGGCACCATTGCCGAGTCGGGCAAGACAACGCTGCTGATCACCCACGATCTGGTGGAAGCGGTGCTGATGTCGGATCGCATCCTGGTGCTCTCGGAACGTCCCGGCACCATCGTGGCCGAGATCAAGGTCGACCTGCCAAAGCGTGACCGTCCGATCGAACGCCGCGTCTTGCCGGAGGTGTCGGAATATGCCGCACAGCTCTTCAAGCACCTGAAACTCGAAGAAAAGGCCGCCTGA
- a CDS encoding VOC family protein encodes MTDIIRTERLRGIMMRGPGLTRTLPFYEDMWGLKLAHAEDGTALLRGTGEEAFLYGLKDGSVFGIEYIHFAMPDRASMDALHAQCLAKGAPVLGTPAEFDDWSGGYGFEVLDPDNRRLRFRCDARTLDEEPEWAKPRKVSHVVLNAPEMEATQAFYETVLGFRVSDYSADQMVFLRCNTDHHAIALVRGDYASVNHVAFEMPTLNEFMRGIGRMKQKGHVPTWGPGRHGPGDNPFAYFVSPSGFVIEFTSEVQQIDEATHEAQVWPRDDPEKMDQWMTAGPPTPAQRAVMQGRPDPGFPELRTKAEGAA; translated from the coding sequence ATGACCGATATCATACGCACCGAACGGCTTCGCGGCATCATGATGCGCGGCCCGGGCCTGACCCGGACATTGCCCTTCTACGAAGACATGTGGGGCCTGAAACTGGCTCATGCCGAGGACGGCACAGCGCTCTTGCGCGGCACCGGGGAGGAGGCGTTTCTCTACGGGCTGAAGGATGGGTCGGTGTTTGGCATCGAGTACATCCATTTCGCCATGCCCGACCGCGCCAGCATGGATGCGCTTCACGCGCAGTGCCTGGCCAAGGGCGCGCCGGTTCTGGGCACGCCCGCGGAGTTCGACGACTGGTCCGGCGGCTATGGCTTCGAGGTGCTGGATCCGGACAATCGCCGCCTGCGCTTTCGCTGTGACGCCCGTACGCTGGACGAAGAGCCGGAATGGGCCAAGCCGCGCAAAGTGAGCCACGTGGTTCTGAACGCGCCCGAAATGGAGGCGACGCAGGCGTTCTACGAAACCGTTCTGGGCTTCCGCGTGTCGGATTATTCCGCCGACCAGATGGTCTTTCTGCGCTGCAACACCGATCACCACGCGATAGCGCTGGTGCGCGGTGACTATGCCAGTGTCAACCACGTGGCGTTCGAAATGCCGACGCTGAACGAATTCATGCGCGGCATCGGCCGGATGAAACAGAAGGGCCATGTGCCGACCTGGGGGCCGGGGCGGCACGGGCCGGGCGACAACCCGTTTGCCTATTTCGTCTCGCCCTCGGGCTTCGTGATCGAGTTCACCTCGGAGGTGCAGCAGATCGACGAAGCGACCCACGAGGCGCAGGTCTGGCCGCGCGACGACCCCGAGAAGATGGATCAATGGATGACCGCAGGCCCGCCGACCCCGGCGCAGCGCGCGGTAATGCAGGGGCGGCCCGATCCGGGCTTTCCCGAACTTCGGACCAAGGCTGAAGGAGCCGCGTGA
- a CDS encoding alpha/beta hydrolase: protein MSWVSHISEGIAWLERPARGETLVLLHGIGSNAGSFAPLLPHLPETTRVIAWNAPGYGGSDPLAQDWPQAQDYATALRGLLDRLHIGTCALLGHSLGALVAAAFAAGHADRVTHLTLAAPAIGHGVTPGEVLSAAAQIRIDDLERQGAKAFAAARAPRLVFRPEDNPESLALVQTAMGQVTMPGYGQAARMLASGRLLDDAERLWLPTDVIVGAEDRVTPPEGARRVHGVLHANARGRYTELPDLGHALYQQDPARFARALDLTAAAAA from the coding sequence ATGAGCTGGGTTTCGCATATCTCCGAGGGCATCGCCTGGCTCGAACGTCCCGCCAGGGGCGAGACGCTGGTGCTGTTGCACGGCATCGGCTCCAACGCCGGATCGTTCGCGCCGCTGCTGCCGCATCTGCCCGAGACCACCCGGGTGATCGCCTGGAACGCGCCGGGCTATGGTGGCTCCGATCCGCTGGCGCAGGACTGGCCACAGGCGCAGGATTACGCCACCGCGCTGCGGGGTCTGCTCGACCGGCTCCACATCGGCACCTGCGCGCTGCTTGGACATTCGCTGGGCGCGCTCGTGGCGGCCGCCTTTGCTGCCGGGCATGCCGACAGGGTGACGCATCTGACCCTCGCCGCGCCCGCCATCGGCCATGGCGTCACCCCCGGCGAAGTGCTGAGCGCCGCGGCGCAGATCAGGATCGATGATCTGGAGCGTCAGGGCGCCAAGGCCTTTGCCGCCGCCCGCGCGCCGCGTCTGGTTTTTCGCCCCGAGGACAACCCCGAGTCGCTGGCGCTGGTTCAGACCGCCATGGGCCAGGTCACGATGCCCGGCTATGGCCAGGCCGCACGGATGCTGGCCTCTGGCCGTCTTCTGGACGATGCCGAACGGCTTTGGTTGCCGACCGACGTGATTGTCGGCGCCGAGGATCGCGTGACCCCGCCCGAGGGCGCCCGGCGCGTCCATGGCGTGCTGCATGCCAATGCGCGGGGCCGCTACACCGAACTGCCCGATCTCGGGCATGCGCTTTATCAACAGGACCCGGCCCGCTTTGCGCGTGCGCTGGACCTGACGGCCGCTGCCGCGGCGTGA
- a CDS encoding IS6 family transposase has protein sequence MIDLISFKGAQYPKSVILYAVYFYVRFPVSYRDLEEIMAERGVELDHATLHRWVEKYAGAIAEEAHRRKAATSRSWRMDETYVKVKGEWTYLYRAIDKEGKTLDFMLSERRDEAAATAFFVKAIGSNGWPDKVVIDKSGPNTAGLFNMNCLLVMCGWSWLITVRRTKYLNNIIEQDHRFIKKLTKPMQTFKSLNSASATLAGIEVAHMIRKGQFDQSGQSGFAQFAALAG, from the coding sequence ATGATAGATTTGATAAGCTTCAAAGGCGCGCAGTATCCGAAATCCGTGATCCTTTACGCCGTGTATTTCTACGTCCGCTTTCCCGTTTCGTATCGCGATCTTGAAGAGATCATGGCCGAACGCGGCGTCGAATTGGATCATGCGACTCTCCACCGGTGGGTCGAGAAATACGCTGGCGCAATTGCTGAAGAAGCGCATCGCCGGAAAGCCGCCACTAGCCGCTCTTGGCGAATGGATGAGACATACGTCAAAGTAAAGGGCGAGTGGACATACTTATATCGCGCGATCGACAAGGAAGGCAAAACCCTTGATTTCATGCTATCGGAGCGCCGCGACGAGGCCGCAGCTACTGCGTTTTTCGTAAAAGCCATCGGCAGCAATGGCTGGCCGGACAAAGTCGTTATCGACAAAAGTGGACCAAACACAGCTGGCCTGTTCAACATGAACTGCCTGCTCGTGATGTGCGGCTGGAGTTGGTTGATCACTGTTCGGCGAACAAAATATCTCAACAATATCATTGAGCAGGATCACCGTTTCATCAAGAAACTAACCAAACCGATGCAGACTTTCAAATCGCTGAACTCAGCTTCGGCTACTCTTGCGGGGATCGAAGTAGCACACATGATCCGGAAAGGTCAGTTTGACCAGTCGGGGCAGTCTGGCTTCGCGCAGTTTGCAGCACTCGCTGGATAA
- a CDS encoding IclR family transcriptional regulator gives MGETESDEDRYLVPGLIRGFAVLDIFTTEHQELTLSEIARRLDLSRSAAFRTVYTLSHLGFLLHDVRRQTYALGPAVLRLGHGYMASRELVQIALPEIEKLRDQTDWSTHLGVRDGRSVLYMLRVASRMGMGSIVHVGSRLPAAATTMGRVLLTDLDEESLIALYRDEHYEHAPLGTPRNMAALLEQWRGDCTRAVVVHMGIFERGIASVAAPIRDLSGGIVGAINATHAFDTVVSPDEKVIAAVESCARAISFHLGRR, from the coding sequence ATGGGTGAAACAGAATCAGATGAGGACCGTTACCTGGTTCCCGGGCTGATCCGGGGATTCGCGGTGCTCGACATCTTTACCACCGAGCATCAGGAACTGACCCTGAGCGAAATTGCGCGGCGGCTTGATCTCAGCCGGTCGGCGGCGTTCCGCACGGTCTATACCCTGTCGCATCTGGGGTTTCTTTTGCATGACGTGCGCCGCCAGACCTATGCGCTGGGGCCTGCGGTGCTGCGGTTGGGGCATGGGTACATGGCCTCGCGCGAGTTGGTGCAGATTGCCCTGCCCGAGATCGAGAAGCTGCGGGACCAGACCGACTGGTCAACCCATCTGGGCGTGCGCGACGGGCGCAGCGTGCTTTACATGCTGCGGGTGGCAAGCCGGATGGGCATGGGCAGCATCGTGCACGTGGGCAGCCGACTGCCCGCGGCGGCGACGACCATGGGTCGGGTTTTGCTCACCGATCTGGACGAGGAATCCCTGATTGCGCTCTACCGCGACGAGCATTACGAACACGCGCCGCTTGGCACCCCGCGCAACATGGCGGCGCTGCTCGAACAATGGCGCGGCGATTGCACGCGCGCGGTGGTGGTGCACATGGGCATTTTCGAGCGCGGCATCGCCTCGGTCGCGGCACCGATCCGCGATCTGTCAGGCGGGATCGTCGGGGCGATCAATGCCACCCACGCCTTTGACACGGTAGTTTCGCCGGACGAAAAAGTCATTGCGGCCGTCGAATCCTGCGCCCGAGCTATTTCCTTTCACCTCGGACGCAGGTGA
- a CDS encoding aromatic ring-hydroxylating dioxygenase subunit alpha: protein MTVIDKKALIEKRVNEGLKGQWYPVAKSVEIKDSRPFGTKLLGQKLVLWRDGAGNIRCLEDFCPHRGAPLSYGEVHDGHVACRYHGVVVDGEGVVQRVPAMPECALEGRKALQSYTVQESNDAVFVYVPSVDRPEAPELVLPKEMTSDEWTGFLCTSVWESNYRYALDNLADPMHGCYLHADSFTLAFGSKQDLMQLNKTDEGFRIERVGQTGENFDWTEFEIHPGSMFCFLDIPYPPAAGPGGIFRIIGFTTPVDENTCRVFFWRMRKVEGTARESWRFLYRAILETNHWNVLEQDRVMLEGMPDDARKREMLYQHDLGVSRIRQILTRAAKAQIEAELKSETVAAE from the coding sequence ATGACTGTCATCGACAAGAAAGCGCTGATCGAAAAGCGCGTGAACGAAGGCCTGAAGGGCCAGTGGTATCCGGTCGCCAAGTCGGTCGAGATCAAGGACTCGCGCCCCTTCGGCACCAAGCTCCTCGGCCAGAAGCTCGTGCTCTGGCGCGACGGCGCCGGCAATATCCGCTGCCTTGAGGATTTCTGCCCCCACCGCGGCGCGCCGCTGTCTTATGGCGAGGTGCATGATGGCCATGTCGCCTGCCGCTATCACGGCGTGGTGGTCGATGGCGAGGGCGTGGTCCAGCGGGTGCCCGCGATGCCGGAATGCGCCCTTGAGGGTCGCAAGGCACTGCAATCCTACACCGTGCAGGAAAGCAACGACGCGGTCTTTGTCTATGTGCCTTCCGTCGACCGTCCCGAGGCGCCGGAACTGGTGCTGCCCAAGGAGATGACCTCCGACGAATGGACCGGGTTCCTCTGCACTTCGGTCTGGGAATCGAACTACCGCTATGCACTCGACAACCTCGCCGACCCGATGCACGGCTGCTACCTGCACGCCGACAGCTTTACCCTGGCCTTCGGGTCGAAACAGGACCTGATGCAGCTCAACAAGACCGACGAGGGTTTCCGCATCGAGCGTGTTGGCCAGACCGGCGAGAACTTCGACTGGACCGAGTTCGAAATCCATCCCGGCTCGATGTTCTGTTTCCTCGACATCCCCTATCCGCCCGCGGCGGGCCCCGGCGGCATCTTCCGCATCATCGGCTTCACCACCCCAGTGGATGAAAACACCTGCCGCGTGTTCTTCTGGCGGATGCGCAAGGTCGAAGGCACGGCGCGTGAAAGCTGGCGTTTCCTCTATCGCGCCATCCTCGAAACCAACCACTGGAACGTGCTGGAGCAGGACCGGGTGATGCTGGAGGGCATGCCGGACGACGCCCGCAAGCGCGAGATGCTGTACCAGCATGACCTGGGCGTGAGCCGCATTCGCCAGATCCTGACGCGTGCCGCCAAGGCGCAGATCGAGGCCGAGCTGAAATCCGAAACGGTGGCGGCGGAATGA
- a CDS encoding ABC transporter permease has translation MRLANPLYASLGLLVLVLLAWEILPTALDVPKFIIPTLSDCLSELARMWQFEGLLGHFLSTALYTVLGFIIGSALGAVLGYLLGMSEFWEKVLSPYILALQIAPKVAFAPLFIMWFGYNSIPKLLVTVLIVFFPVLVNVLQAMRTVDRDLVNLARAYNLSRLGVFWKVEMPSTLPNLMAGLRIASTLAVIGVTVGELVGGNTGLGFLISYGGGQANAAMVFNAILLLTVIGYALYVALVRIETRVLHYLPRADH, from the coding sequence ATGCGCCTTGCCAATCCCCTCTATGCCAGCCTCGGGCTTCTGGTCCTCGTGCTTCTGGCCTGGGAAATCCTGCCCACCGCGCTGGATGTTCCCAAGTTCATCATCCCCACGCTGAGCGACTGCCTGTCCGAACTGGCGCGCATGTGGCAATTCGAAGGGCTGCTGGGTCACTTCCTGTCCACCGCGCTTTATACCGTGCTTGGGTTCATCATCGGGTCGGCCCTCGGCGCCGTTCTGGGCTACCTGCTGGGCATGTCGGAGTTCTGGGAAAAGGTGCTCTCGCCCTACATTCTCGCGCTGCAGATCGCGCCGAAGGTGGCCTTCGCTCCGCTGTTCATCATGTGGTTCGGCTACAATTCGATACCCAAGCTTCTGGTCACCGTGCTGATCGTGTTCTTCCCGGTGCTGGTCAATGTGCTGCAGGCGATGCGCACTGTCGACCGCGACCTGGTGAACCTCGCCCGGGCCTATAACCTCAGCCGCCTCGGCGTGTTCTGGAAGGTCGAGATGCCGTCGACCCTGCCCAACCTGATGGCCGGGCTGCGCATCGCCTCGACCCTTGCCGTGATTGGCGTGACCGTGGGTGAGCTTGTCGGCGGCAATACCGGGCTCGGCTTCCTGATCTCCTACGGTGGCGGCCAGGCCAATGCGGCCATGGTGTTCAACGCCATCCTGCTGCTCACCGTGATCGGCTACGCCCTCTATGTCGCGCTCGTCCGGATCGAGACCCGCGTTCTGCATTACCTGCCCCGTGCCGACCACTGA
- a CDS encoding cupin domain-containing protein, with protein MNMRATASPLAAELKAHTGRFTDKEFDWNAFPSNAGFDELARAQMRYIGSGGSPKVGDTSTLKSDNFTVSLIYKEPGKYAACHSHEIEESFLIIDGALIVGWEKDGEVCEVNLGPKDMILNAREIGHGFRVDGVEPVLMSISVDVGKPLPPVYHYHPKEHAPELARAFGAKPGETIKFDPAGDHPLQKLMAQYVIRHVDQPTIWEDAGFSRKVYVGEGGLSHDTCCKEMWGVPSRVGLKGFTRDVEDAFLVLEGSLTVGWEDNGETVEVELGPRDLVKTPAGRTHWIRNDGAGAATVWHVIGSAKEDGVVYEAA; from the coding sequence ATGAACATGCGCGCAACCGCATCGCCGCTGGCAGCAGAACTCAAGGCCCATACCGGCCGCTTCACCGACAAGGAATTCGACTGGAACGCCTTTCCTTCGAATGCCGGTTTCGACGAACTGGCGCGAGCGCAGATGCGCTATATCGGGTCCGGCGGCTCCCCCAAGGTCGGCGATACCTCGACCCTCAAGTCCGACAATTTCACCGTCTCGCTGATCTATAAAGAGCCCGGCAAATATGCCGCCTGCCACAGCCACGAGATCGAGGAGAGCTTCCTCATCATCGACGGCGCGCTGATCGTCGGCTGGGAAAAAGATGGCGAGGTCTGCGAGGTCAACCTCGGCCCCAAGGACATGATTCTCAACGCCCGCGAAATCGGCCATGGCTTCCGCGTCGACGGGGTGGAGCCGGTGCTGATGTCGATCTCGGTCGACGTGGGCAAGCCGCTGCCGCCGGTCTATCACTATCACCCCAAGGAACATGCGCCGGAACTGGCGCGGGCCTTTGGCGCCAAGCCGGGCGAAACCATCAAGTTCGACCCGGCAGGCGACCACCCGCTGCAAAAGCTGATGGCGCAATACGTGATTCGCCACGTGGACCAGCCGACCATCTGGGAAGACGCGGGCTTTTCCCGCAAGGTCTATGTCGGCGAGGGCGGTCTGAGCCATGACACCTGCTGCAAGGAGATGTGGGGCGTGCCGTCGCGTGTCGGCCTCAAGGGCTTTACCCGCGACGTCGAAGACGCCTTCCTGGTGCTTGAAGGCAGCCTGACCGTCGGTTGGGAAGACAATGGCGAAACCGTCGAGGTGGAACTGGGGCCGCGTGACCTGGTCAAGACACCCGCGGGCCGCACACACTGGATCCGCAACGACGGCGCAGGTGCCGCCACCGTCTGGCACGTGATTGGTTCTGCCAAAGAGGATGGCGTGGTCTACGAAGCCGCGTAA